The following is a genomic window from Antechinus flavipes isolate AdamAnt ecotype Samford, QLD, Australia chromosome 3, AdamAnt_v2, whole genome shotgun sequence.
tttgtttccaCTGTGAGGATCCTTTTTGAGGTTTTCCCCTTgctgggtggggggtgggaggtggaGAAAGGGGCAGCTCTGACCAGACATATTATGATGTCACAGACAGGGGTGGGCTTAGATACTAAACAATATGTTGGGGTTGGGGAAGCTGGACTGGGTTGGGGGTGGGTGTTGGGTGAGTGAGAGTGAAAGGGGCGGGGTTTCTCTACCCGAAATAGGCGGGCCCGGGTTTCAGGTTTGCAGCTGGAAGCTGAGCCAGTGGCTTTAAGAGAGTGGAGGTGCAGAAGCTACGGCTGTTGCAGCTGCCGCAGCAGCGGTGACCACAGATACTCTCCCAGCCCCCAAGCAAATAAATGCAAACTCGTTTCCGCTGTGTGGTAGAGAACAGATAAAGTCCTAGCTGGCTGCTTCGGCCTCGGCAGCCATCCCAAGCAGGCAAAAGACTCTCAGGTGAAATCATTGAATGAATCTCCTTCCACCCTTCTCACGAGTTTCCTTAAAGATTCTCGGATTCCTCTTTTTCCCTATCCTAGACGTATTTTTCAGGGGCTGCACTAGGTGGGTAAAGCAGGTGAGCCCGAAAGGGTAGTGGCGGATAGTGTTCTTTTCCTGGGAAAAGCCGGGGCGCCTGCGATCTTGCTCCTGTTGCTGGAATCGCGATGGAAAGAGGACCTGTCTTGCGTCTGGACTTTCTCCTGCTCATCCTTTTGGTCCTTTCTCCCGGTGCGAGAGGCGACGATTTGCAAAGCTGCGAAGAAGTTCGGAAACTTTTCCAGTTGCGGCATCTGGGACTTGTCAAAGGATTGCCGGAAACCCCTCGGGCAGGTAAGGAGCGAGATTGGGGATGACGGTGAGTAGCCTCAAGATGCGGGAGCAGTTAGGATTGCGGGTGCAATTGGGAGCTGGCCGTGTAGGAAGATTTCGTTTGCCTGTCAAGAGGCGTCCCGGGACTGCCTCAGTAGCTGCTCAAACCCCCATCCCACTCCCTCCTCTTATAACAAGTCCTTCTTAGGAAGAGGGCTGATGCAGGTGCCCGAAATTGGAGACCCTCGTGAAACTCTGCCTAGGTTTATGTGCAAGAATCCGGAGCCAGGCTCCGATGTGCCAGGTGCTTATGCAGCTTCTTCGGACGGAATATGTATCCTTTTGCTCCCTGAACCTTGGCGACAACTACACTTGTGCCTGCTAGGTGATTATTTGGGGCTCTGTCTCCGAGTACACGGGAACTATGCCTTGGATGCTCTAACGCAGCGGATCGCAAATCGATAGGCAGGCAGCTGGCGGGAGGAAAGCACTGGATCCAGAGCGCCTGTATATTGTGCGCCCTGTTGGAGAGGCTTACTGCTTGGAATTGAGATGAAATTTCGCCTGCGTCTCCCTCCCTGCATCCTTTCTGTGTCTAAGAGGCAGGGCCAGTCTCTTCGGTGCTTTCTGTTTTAGATAGAGAAAATGAGATTCATTCTCTTTcaaacttaaatatttaaatcacGCCGACCCCTGCCCTGTTCTGAAGAGTCTTGTAAGAGAAAGGGTTAAGGATAACTGGCATAAACCgaaatctggattcagattcaAGTCAGTGGAACACACTGGTCCTGGACTGTTAGTTGCCCCACTTAAGGTTGTATTGCTAGTTTAAATTCACAGTGATTGTCTGCTAGCATTACTCTGGAAGCTACCGAGTAGTTTCTAAAGGcgcgatttttttttttttaatgtagtacaTTATTCCATATTGAATAAGTAGTTGGGGGCGGGGGAAGTGAGAGGAGTAAACCTGAGACTATTATCAATTTCTAACATACTTGGTGTGAAGTTCCTCTGTCTTCAGGTTTATGTTTTGTGGGGGTCATTCACAGGTGGCCTAGAAACACCAGTGCAATAAGTCTTATTGGTGGTGTGAAGAACAAGCTCCTGGCATTTACATGGATCATGCATTCCTTtggctatgtccaaaaggctaagATAAAAAGAGTGTAAAATAATATTGAGTAAAGGACTTTTAGAAAGATGCTTCAAATCTAAAAACCCCTGTTGGAATTTTCAGATGTTTATAAATGATATCTGTGACCTTGAGTTTTACTTTGCTTATGTAGAATGGTTGATGCTTGGTTACTCTCATCTTGGGTTTGTGACACATTGTAGCCCTGAAAGCAAACTAGGTCATTTGGGGCTATATAGAGACCTAGTCAAGGTAATTTAGTTGGCTTTTTCTGGACCACCTGTCAAGTGCAAGAATCCCTActacttctcttctcttctagaTCCAGCACTCAACACCATTCTTTACTGCTCCTTtgctttttcagttttaatatccTCAAATTAGTCCTCAAAATAGGAAATTCTTCCagtaactatttttcttttgtcttttagtTATTGATAAACACAGAGGTGTCATAGCTAAAGTAAACTTGTCACATCAATAGgttttggggaaaaacaaaacaaaacacccccaaacaaaaacaaaaacaaaaaacccaaaacaagaCTCAAACCAGGGTGGTTCCAAGTCCTTGAGGAGGAGTGACCATTGTATACCAGCCTTTTCAAACCTCTATTCCTCCACACACTTTGGACCTCTTGTGAATCacaagaaatttgaaaattaagttCTGGAAATAGTCTGAGAGTTCTTCTGATAAATGCACAAGAGTGTAGCTATTATCTAAAACATCTATGGTCCATTATGTGTGAtactaggcaagttacttaatcctacttgctttagcttcctcatctgtaaaatgagctggagaagtaaatggcaaactactccagcatcattgtcaagaaaaccccaaatggggtcagaaagaattAGACTTGACCTAACAACAGAGAACTGATACTTTACAGTAGAAGGAATGTTATCCAGTTGTGAGTACCTATGCAAATCAActtatgaaataaatacaagtgAAATACTAAAATTGTGGTGTTATCACTTGAATAATCATCATTCCTtaatttctaaagttcttgaaAATTGCCAAGAGGTCTTGCTAGTAGTATAGCAACTTTCTTTTTCACATATTGCTATGTTCCATTTCTGTATAACTGACTCATTTAGCTTTGAGTTAAGGTGAAAAAGAAGCATAGCACTCACTTAGCTAGCTGGGCAAAGTGCCACTTCACTCTTCTCAGGACTAATGGATGTTAAAGAGCAATATGGTTATGattaaaagaaatgctaaactCCTTTTGGCATTTGCCTTACAGATGAATTCTCATGAGAGTACTGTGCTGAATTAAAATCATGTAACACAAAGCCATAGATGTATGAAGATATTTCAGACATAATTCTGATGGATGATAtggcaaaaaagcaaaagaaacataATTTGTTATTCATCTCAAAAGCAAATGATCAATTTTAATTACTACTAtacaaaaaatctttttcttcatcattatcttcatatacgaCCCATTTTACTGCAATATATCATTTAGCTCAGTTTGAAAATATTTACtcctattttcttcaagaaaactctattcatatttatttacaataaatatattttcaaatcagTTATCCCCCTGTCCACCTAGCAGCAGCTATCATTTTCTTTGCAAATCTGAATTTGCCTGGTTTAAATTAGCTCTGTGTGGTAAGCATTAGgggtttatttttcttattttaaaaacagtatAAATAACATAATTCTTAGATTTATCCTCTTGTAAATAAGAACATCTTCAATGCTTCttaattcttaaatttcttcttaCAAATAGTTAATTTTTGAGCTATCCTGACTCAAAAAGCCCATCCAATAATCAGACAGCAGGGGGTGCGGAAGAGTTACAAAGTTAAGACTGATTTATAATTGATATGTACAGGTAGTATAAAGCATTTCTCTTATAAAATCTTCCTGAATTTCCAGAATGCTATTAAATAAATTAGGTATGCTTTAAgggttgttttatttattcaataaaaaccATTGactgcctactgtgtgcaaggcaaTGCATATCAATAGTAATCTATTAGAAAGTCTTTGAAATCATTAGACTGACATGGGCCTATTAGTAgtattcctttccatttcctgGCTCTGATTTTTAAGGCATGCAGTGTTGCTAAAGATTCTCTGTAGAAAGAAGCAATGTGTGAACGTGATTAGAACAGCAGATCTAAGTGCCTCATTTTGATTTCAGGCCTTGAAGAAGAAGTAGTCAAGGTGCCCTTTGCTATTCTATTTactatttcaagaaaaaaaatgcttatcaAAAGTTTCTTAAAGGTACTGTGGCTTTCTCCATTTTGGGGGGGGATAGAGGAGAAGTGAGATAATTTCACAATAAAATTGTTTACATATATCTATTaatgctttgaaaaaaataaaagaggaggagATTGCACAGGGAAAAGGAAATTTGTAGAAACTTAAAGGTACATTTGAAGTACATAGAAAAACATATTATGACATTCTTATGTATATTAGCTATAAtagaaaagatatatagataCCACTATATGAGTAAAGGGAGCACTAGGTGGAGAAGTGGACAGAATGTGgagcctagaatcagaaagagccCCCTTTctgattcaaatctggccaaAGATACCTTCTAAttctgtgactttggccaagtcacttagtcctgtttgtttcagtttctttatctgtaaaatgagctggagatctTGGAAATGACAAACctaatcttttccaagaaaaccccaaatgaagtcacagtAAGACAAGGAGTCACAGAAGTGACAACAAATGAGTGGAGTTTATTGCagttattcattctttaaaagtgtgtgtgtgtgtgtgtgtgtgtgtgtgtgtgtgtgtgtgtgtgtgtctgtatgttcAATTCAGGCCTCTGATTCACTAGTGTGCATCTATAACTTATTGTCTTAGAGTACTGATTGGGATGttaagaagttgtgacttgttcGTGCTCCCAGAGCTAGTGTATATCACGATCCAGATTTGCATCTGTCTTCCTATTTCCAagtttgactcaattttctcttcCAAGATGTCTTTCAGCCATTTGCCACAtataggaaaaatacaaaattttctaaCTTAACTATTGTAATACCCAAAACACAAAATACTTTCAGGCATGTACAAAAACCTTTCATTCAAGAATGTCAGTCTTTTAATATGGATATGATCTCatgtaaaaaaaatgctataaaatgtttaaaaaataaacatgaatatatatatatatatatatatatatttaaattggttttctttatatttttaaaatttatactgTGATTTTGCTTCTTTATCTATTGAAAAATGTCACTTAGGGATAAGggtaaagattttcttttcatcttttactCTACAATGCCTAGTCAAAAACCTTCCTTATACTGAGTGATCAATACAACCTTGATTCAATTCACTTATGaactgaatttgtattttattaataaaacacTAGAGGAGAAGAGCAGGTCTCTTATGTCCTTTGACAATTAAAAAAGTACTAATTTCCCTGATTATTGACATCCTTTTCCTGGAGACAGTCCTGTTAGGCAAAGGATAATTTAAGATAGTTATAATTAAAAGTAGTTTTCTCCTTACCTTTATGATACAATGTTTACTTGATTTCTCTACTACTTTCTGCTCCTTTATTTTGAATGCCTTCTAATACTATCATAGAccctcttctctttatttttttccctctcatcagTTCCCAGGGGCTCAAGCACTATTTCTATgcaaataattctcaaatctaaaTAATTTGAACTCTCCAGAATTCTAGTTCCCTGTAAAAACAAAGAATCTGCTGGACAGGAGGTTGGGGCTTCATATTTTAATGACAGAACTCCAGCTCTGTGTTCTGGAGAGTACTTTTGAGTCCTCAGGGACATTGTAGGTAATAAAAACACTTTGTGAAttgaatttgttgaatttatAGTATCTTATGCTTGTATAATTAATGACACCTGTTGTTTAATTCTGAGGAAGAACAAGGTGGTATGGAAATGGTATGAGTAATGATAATCCCATATTGCCttacttatcatttttttttcctggtaccAGGTACTTAATAATACCTCTTAGAGGGAGCGAAGAAGCAGGGAATGAATGGATAGCAAATCCAAACTGTCCATGGTTTTACAAATTATAACCATTAATTACATTAATGGATAAGGTTATAAAATTAATTCTGTGCAATGATACCTAAAACTGGATAATGTCCAACGACTTGTATAAGAATATATACCTTATGACATTATCAATGGTTCTGAACATTATCCAATTGCAAATGTTAGTGCTAGCCACATAGTTATATAGAGCTATTCTGATCACAGTACCTTCTCTGACATTGTTGCCAGGATCTCTCTACTTTATGTGACAATTTTAGTCTAGGGTAAAAGCAGACGTTggccttttgattttttttttacgtAGTTTTACAAAAACCCTCATGTCAGAATCTTTAATTTGATGAGTATCAAATATGTCTTAAATCTTTGGGAATTTCCTGTTTGACATTCTTCAGTGTGTCATTACCATCTCCACTTAAAAGCACACGATGCATAAAGTTTAGAGAATAATCAGAATTAATCATaagtcaaagaataaaaatagttcATATTACTCATATCGGAGGGTACACAAAGTAATTGttaagggaataagcatttatatagtacctac
Proteins encoded in this region:
- the LOC127553362 gene encoding glypican-5-like isoform X3, whose amino-acid sequence is MERGPVLRLDFLLLILLVLSPGARGDDLQSCEEVRKLFQLRHLGLVKGLPETPRAGILTVATAKIILFNDPLNNIKA